The following proteins are encoded in a genomic region of Opitutus sp.:
- a CDS encoding integron integrase — translation MEDWLAQTKRALRLNHYSIRTEQSYIDQTKRFLLFTGPVKAEDFGEVHVQRFLEYLAIQRLVAASTQNQAFSALLFFFKRVLNRPLGDMDETVRATRGRRLPEVLSRDEVKRFLALTEGTSGLMLRLLYGAGLRLMECIRLRVKEVDFDRGVIMVRDGKGGKDRVVMLPGAVRAGLEQHFERLRVLWEQDQEAKLDGVWLPDALDIKYPSAGQEWRWQWVFPAKGLSVDPRSGRTRRHHLNDNTLHKVVKAAALRAGITKSVSAHTLRHSFATHLLESGTDIRTVQELLGHASLETTQIYTHVMQRPGMGVQSPLDGA, via the coding sequence ATGGAGGATTGGCTTGCTCAAACCAAACGGGCGTTGCGGCTTAACCATTACTCCATCCGCACTGAGCAGTCTTATATAGATCAAACGAAGCGCTTTTTATTATTCACGGGGCCCGTCAAGGCGGAGGATTTTGGCGAGGTCCACGTACAACGGTTTTTGGAATACTTGGCGATTCAGCGGTTGGTAGCGGCGAGTACACAAAACCAGGCGTTTTCGGCTTTATTATTCTTCTTTAAGCGGGTTTTGAATCGGCCGCTGGGGGACATGGATGAAACCGTGCGGGCAACGCGGGGGCGGCGATTGCCGGAGGTGCTTTCGCGCGATGAGGTGAAGCGGTTTCTTGCGCTGACCGAGGGGACGAGCGGGTTGATGTTGCGTTTGTTATATGGTGCTGGGTTGCGGCTGATGGAATGCATCCGGTTAAGGGTGAAGGAGGTGGATTTTGATCGGGGTGTTATTATGGTGCGCGACGGTAAGGGCGGGAAGGATCGAGTGGTGATGCTGCCGGGTGCCGTGAGGGCGGGGCTGGAACAACATTTTGAGCGGTTGCGGGTGTTGTGGGAGCAGGATCAGGAGGCGAAGCTGGATGGCGTTTGGCTGCCGGATGCGCTCGATATTAAATACCCGAGCGCAGGTCAGGAATGGCGGTGGCAATGGGTTTTCCCGGCAAAGGGACTGTCGGTGGATCCGCGGTCGGGGCGCACTCGGAGGCATCACTTAAATGATAATACATTACATAAGGTGGTGAAGGCCGCAGCGCTGCGGGCGGGGATTACTAAATCGGTGAGCGCTCATACGTTGAGGCATTCGTTCGCAACGCATCTGTTGGAGTCGGGTACGGATATTCGTACGGTTCAGGAGTTGCTGGGGCATGCGAGTCTGGAAACCACCCAGATTTACACCCATGTTATGCAGAGGCCTGGGATGGGGGTGCAGAGTCCGCTTGACGGGGCGTGA